A genome region from Erigeron canadensis isolate Cc75 chromosome 3, C_canadensis_v1, whole genome shotgun sequence includes the following:
- the LOC122590652 gene encoding calmodulin-binding protein 60 B-like isoform X1, translated as MVLKRPLGEAEEEGRRELLNRETRQRNHVSSNFARNVMHELSTQDFVSTLEPLIRRWVRDEVQRACQSFCCSSPRSPFNALEPCGTSTSLQLRFVTKMPQMLFTNSKVESEDNGAVKIVLFDTDSNKIVSSGPLSSSKVQIVPLDGDFTVDDDEDWSQKDFEAKVIYARDGKRPLVAGELMMVLNEGVGELGEIYFTDNSSWRRSRKFRLGAHVNSRVRIREARSEAFMVKDHRGESYKKHHPPYLVDDIWRLEKIAKDGAFHKRLGLERIRTVKDFLQMYVTNESSLRKILGGSCNKTWDTIIKHANDCILDDKLYMYSCGGEGIGLLFNSIFKIIGATFDGQNYLPMEKLAAFQKTVVESLKQQLYKNLDGMLPMVDMSVFEVPMLTSNLLGDAHRSGASLLLENGNIPALLQDQPQMQLASAPYMFGVDNSSQYIAEGSSMQLYNPRNQLMQKEFSGGPYGEGCSSSSGTISGHLAAEFDFQLGASLWQSNEMCSTPCNQPVDNFSSDYSIRFSRNGSPRGRWCKIRAAMKWVSVMRDLAEKRMANLYPYLDF; from the exons ATGGTACTGAAACGACCATTAGGCGAGGCGGAAGAGGAGGGTCGTCGTGAACTTCTTAATCGCGAAACTAGGCAAAGAAATCATGTGTCATCAAA tTTTGCTAGAAATGTTATGCATGAGCTTTCAACTCAGGATTTTGTCTCGACATTGGAACCATTGATTCGAAGATGG GTGCGAGATGAGGTGCAACGTGCCTGTCAAAGCTTCTGTTGCTCATCACCAAG ATCGCCCTTCAATGCACTTGAACCATGTGGAACAAGTACATCATTGCAGCTTCGTTTCGTGACAAAGATGCCTCAGATGTTGTTCACAAACAGCAAGGTGGAATCTGAGGACAATGGTGCTGTCAAAATAGTCCTATTTGATACCGATTCTAATAAAATCGTATCATCTGGACCTTTGTCGTCATCAAAGGTACAAATCGTGCCACTTGATGGTGATTTTaccgttgatgatgatgaagattggTCTCAAAAGGATTTTGAGGCCAAAGTTATTTATGCAAGAGATGGGAAAAGGCCATTAGTGGCTGGAGAACTAATGATGGTTTTGAATGAAGGAGTTGGGGAATTAGGTGAAATCTACTTCACCGATAATTCGAGTTGGAGAAGAAGTAGGAAGTTTCGGCTTGGAGCTCATGTTAATTCTCGAGTACGAATTAGAGAAGCTAGAAGTGAGGCTTTTATGGTTAAAGATCACCGTGGCGAAT CATACAAGAAGCACCATCCTCCATATTTGGTTGATGACATATGGAGGTTGGAAAAGATAGCCAAAGACGGTGCCTTTCATAAGCGATTGGGGCTGGAAAGAATACGTACTGTGAAGGACTTTTTACAAATGTATGTTACTAATGAGTCCTCACTACGCAAG ATACTTGGCGGGTCATGTAACAAGACATGGGACACAATCATTAAGCACGCAAATGATTGTATTTTAGACGACAAATTGTATATGTATAGCTGTGGTGGAGAAGGTATTGGGCTTTTGTTTAACTCGATTTTCAAGATCATTGGTGCAACCTTTGATGGCCAAAATTACTTGCCCATGGAAAAACTTGCTGCATTTCAGAAG ACTGTGGTGGAATCTTTAAAGCAACAATTATACAAGAATTTGGATGGCATGTTACCCATGGTTGATATGTCCGTTTTTGAGGTCCCGATGCTAACATCCAATTTACTTGGTGACGCTCATAGAAGTGGTGCTAGCTTACTTCTCGAGAATGGGAATATCCCGGCTCTACTCCAAG ATCAACCACAAATGCAGCTGGCCTCAGCCCCATATATGTTTGGAGTCGATAACAGTAGCCAATACATAGCAGAGGGTTCTTCAATGCAACTTTATAATCCAAGGAACCAACTTATGCAAAAAGAATTTAGCGGCGGGCCTTATGGTGAAGGCTGCAGTTCTAGCTCAGGTACGATATCTGGTCACCTGGCTGCTGAATTTGACTTTCAACTTGGGGCATCATTATGGCAATCAAATGAAATGTGCAGTACTCCATGTAACCAACCTGTAGATAATTTTTCCTCTGATTATAGTATCCGGTTCTCAAGAAACGGATCACCCAGGGGAAGGTGGTGCAAGATTCGGGCAGCCATGAAGTGGGTTTCTGTGATGCGTGATTTGGCTGAAAAAAGAATGGCCAACCTGTATCCGTATCTCGATTTCTGA
- the LOC122590652 gene encoding calmodulin-binding protein 60 B-like isoform X2, with amino-acid sequence MVLKRPLGEAEEEGRRELLNRETRQRNHVSSNFARNVMHELSTQDFVSTLEPLIRRWVRDEVQRACQSFCCSSPRSPFNALEPCGTSTSLQLRFVTKMPQMLFTNSKVESEDNGAVKIVLFDTDSNKIVSSGPLSSSKVQIVPLDGDFTVDDDEDWSQKDFEAKVIYARDGKRPLVAGELMMVLNEGVGELGEIYFTDNSSWRRSRKFRLGAHVNSRVRIREARSEAFMVKDHRGESYKKHHPPYLVDDIWRLEKIAKDGAFHKRLGLERIRTVKDFLQMYVTNESSLRKILGGSCNKTWDTIIKHANDCILDDKLYMYSCGGEGIGLLFNSIFKIIGATFDGQNYLPMEKLAAFQKTVVESLKQQLYKNLDGMLPMVDMSVFEVPMLTSNLLGDAHRSGASLLLENGNIPALLQDQPQMQLASAPYMFGVDNSSQYIAEGSSMQLYNPRNQLMQKEFSGGPYGEGCSSSSVSGSQETDHPGEGGARFGQP; translated from the exons ATGGTACTGAAACGACCATTAGGCGAGGCGGAAGAGGAGGGTCGTCGTGAACTTCTTAATCGCGAAACTAGGCAAAGAAATCATGTGTCATCAAA tTTTGCTAGAAATGTTATGCATGAGCTTTCAACTCAGGATTTTGTCTCGACATTGGAACCATTGATTCGAAGATGG GTGCGAGATGAGGTGCAACGTGCCTGTCAAAGCTTCTGTTGCTCATCACCAAG ATCGCCCTTCAATGCACTTGAACCATGTGGAACAAGTACATCATTGCAGCTTCGTTTCGTGACAAAGATGCCTCAGATGTTGTTCACAAACAGCAAGGTGGAATCTGAGGACAATGGTGCTGTCAAAATAGTCCTATTTGATACCGATTCTAATAAAATCGTATCATCTGGACCTTTGTCGTCATCAAAGGTACAAATCGTGCCACTTGATGGTGATTTTaccgttgatgatgatgaagattggTCTCAAAAGGATTTTGAGGCCAAAGTTATTTATGCAAGAGATGGGAAAAGGCCATTAGTGGCTGGAGAACTAATGATGGTTTTGAATGAAGGAGTTGGGGAATTAGGTGAAATCTACTTCACCGATAATTCGAGTTGGAGAAGAAGTAGGAAGTTTCGGCTTGGAGCTCATGTTAATTCTCGAGTACGAATTAGAGAAGCTAGAAGTGAGGCTTTTATGGTTAAAGATCACCGTGGCGAAT CATACAAGAAGCACCATCCTCCATATTTGGTTGATGACATATGGAGGTTGGAAAAGATAGCCAAAGACGGTGCCTTTCATAAGCGATTGGGGCTGGAAAGAATACGTACTGTGAAGGACTTTTTACAAATGTATGTTACTAATGAGTCCTCACTACGCAAG ATACTTGGCGGGTCATGTAACAAGACATGGGACACAATCATTAAGCACGCAAATGATTGTATTTTAGACGACAAATTGTATATGTATAGCTGTGGTGGAGAAGGTATTGGGCTTTTGTTTAACTCGATTTTCAAGATCATTGGTGCAACCTTTGATGGCCAAAATTACTTGCCCATGGAAAAACTTGCTGCATTTCAGAAG ACTGTGGTGGAATCTTTAAAGCAACAATTATACAAGAATTTGGATGGCATGTTACCCATGGTTGATATGTCCGTTTTTGAGGTCCCGATGCTAACATCCAATTTACTTGGTGACGCTCATAGAAGTGGTGCTAGCTTACTTCTCGAGAATGGGAATATCCCGGCTCTACTCCAAG ATCAACCACAAATGCAGCTGGCCTCAGCCCCATATATGTTTGGAGTCGATAACAGTAGCCAATACATAGCAGAGGGTTCTTCAATGCAACTTTATAATCCAAGGAACCAACTTATGCAAAAAGAATTTAGCGGCGGGCCTTATGGTGAAGGCTGCAGTTCTAGCTCAG TATCCGGTTCTCAAGAAACGGATCACCCAGGGGAAGGTGGTGCAAGATTCGGGCAGCCATGA